The genomic DNA GGATCATCTGTATCGGACGTAATGGTAAGAGACGTGATAACCGCGCCAGAGAACGTTGACATAGAAGAGGCCATAGAGATACTGCATAAGAACAGGATAGAGAAGCTCCCTCTCGTTGACAGATCTGGGCGCCTCGTAGGGCTCATAACAGCGAAGGACATAATCACGAGGCAAAAGTTTCCCGACGCATCAAGGGACAGCGATGGACAGCTCATGGTTGGTGCCGCAGTTGGGCCCTTCGACATTGACAGGGCCATTGAGGTTGAAAAAGCCGGCGCTGATTTCATAGTGGTGGATACGGCGCATGCTGACAATGAGAACGTGCTCTCCTCAATCCGCAACATGAAGAAGCAGATATCAGTGGATATAGTTGCAGGAAATATCGCCACGGCACAGGCGGCTGAGGATCTCATAGCATGCGAAGTGGACGGGCTCAGGGTTGGCATTGGCCCCGGTTCCATATGCACGACTAGGATAGTCGCGGGAGTCGGAGTTCCACAGCTCACTGCAATATCGGAGGTTGCAGAGGTGGCTAAGGAGAGCGGGATTCCTGTCATAGCAGATGGCGGCATACGATATTCTGGAGACATAGTCAAGGCCATAGCTGCCGGAGCGGACGCAGTCATGCTTGGATCCATGCTTGCAGGAACTGAGGAGAGCCCCGGCCAGGAGATGATAATAAACGGCAGGAAATACAAGGCGTATAGGGGAATGGGGTCCATAGGTGCCTTAACAACAGGACTCTCAGACAGGTATAGCAAGCTCGGAAACGGTTTCATAGCTGAAGGTGTAGAGGGTGCGGTGCCTTACAGGGGCCGGGTGGATGAGGTGCTGTTCCAGCTTGTCGGGGGTCTGCGCACAGGTATGGGATACGTGGGTGCGGCAACGATCGAAGATCTGAAGAGAAACGGGAAGTTCGTGAGAATAACCAATAACGGTCTCAGGGAGAGCCATCCCCATGATATAAGGCTGATAAGCGAGCCGCCCAACTATCAGATCTCCAACATCAATCCTTAATTACACCTTTTTGTTATCACCATATCTATTTTTCATGCGATCTGGTCTATATGATAATCAGAAACCGCTTCACGGATGAGATCGAGGATGCGTATCTGGAGTCATGCATTCCGCAGATGAAACCA from Thermoplasma sp. Kam2015 includes the following:
- the guaB gene encoding IMP dehydrogenase, yielding MYREKFTKITEGFTFDDVLLMPMRTSVEPKNVVVSSRISRHISVKVPIISSPMDTVTEDAMAIAMARYGAIGVIHRNQPREKEVEMIKRVKREETIIIRDVYTISPETPIEVAKTLMATRNIAGLPVVKDDKLVGIVTKRDLEFVKKGSSVSDVMVRDVITAPENVDIEEAIEILHKNRIEKLPLVDRSGRLVGLITAKDIITRQKFPDASRDSDGQLMVGAAVGPFDIDRAIEVEKAGADFIVVDTAHADNENVLSSIRNMKKQISVDIVAGNIATAQAAEDLIACEVDGLRVGIGPGSICTTRIVAGVGVPQLTAISEVAEVAKESGIPVIADGGIRYSGDIVKAIAAGADAVMLGSMLAGTEESPGQEMIINGRKYKAYRGMGSIGALTTGLSDRYSKLGNGFIAEGVEGAVPYRGRVDEVLFQLVGGLRTGMGYVGAATIEDLKRNGKFVRITNNGLRESHPHDIRLISEPPNYQISNINP